The Quercus robur chromosome 7, dhQueRobu3.1, whole genome shotgun sequence genome has a segment encoding these proteins:
- the LOC126692623 gene encoding T-complex protein 1 subunit theta-like: MGLQMQSHGIQSMLKEGHKHLSGLDEAVLKNINACKALSIITGTSLGPNGMNKMVINHLDKLFVTNDAATIVNELEVQHPAAKILILAGKAQQEEIGDGANLTISFAGELLQNAEELIRMGLHPSEIISGYTKAINKTVEILEELVENGSETMDVRNKDQVLSRIRAAVASKQFGQEDILCSLVADACIQVCPKNPANFNVDNVRVAKLLGGGLHNSTVVRGMVLKSDAVGSLKQIEKAKVAVFVGGVDSSATETKGTVLIHSAEQLENYSKTEEAKIEELIRSVADSGAKVIVSGAAVGEMALHFCERYKLMVLKISSKFELRRFCRTTGAVAMLKLSQPNPDDLGYVDSISVEEIGGVRVIIVKNEEGGNSVSTVVLRGSTDSILDDLERAVDDGVNTYKAICRDSRVVPGAAATEIELAKRVKEFSYKETGLDQYAVAKFAESFEMVPKTLAENAGLNAMEIISSLYAEHASGNSKVGIDLKEGVCKDVSTLCVWDLYITKFFALKYAADAACTVLRVDQIIMAKPAGGPKRDQPAGMDED, from the exons ATGGGATTACAAATGCAGTCACATGGAATACAATCAATGCTGAAAGAAGGCCATAAACACCTCTCTGGTCTCGACGAAGCCGTTCTCAAGAACATCAATGCCTGCAAGGCATTGTCCATTATCACTGGGACCTCTCTTGGTCCCAATg GTATGAACAAGATGGTTATCAATCATTTAGACAAGCTGTTTGTGACCAACGATGCCGCCACTATTGTGAATGAACTTGAGGTTCAGCATCCTGCTGCTAAGATTCTTATTTTGGCCGGCAAGGCCCAACAAGAGGAAATTGGGGATGGTGCTAATTTGACAATTTCTTTTGCTGGGGAGCTCCTTCAAAATGCTGAGGAACTTATAAGGATGGGCCTGCACCCAAGTGAGATCATCAGTGGGTACACTAAAGCCATCAATAAGACAGTTGAAATCTTGGAAGAGCTGGTTGAGAACGGTTCTGAGACTATGGATGTGCGTAATAAGGATCAAGTTCTTTCTCGCATCAGAGCCGCTGTTGCTAGCAAGCAGTTTGGTCAAGAAGATATCTTGTGCTCCCTTGTTGCTGAT GCATGCATCCAAGTGTGCCCGAAGAACCCAGCAAACTTTAATGTTGATAACGTCCGTGTTGCTAAGCTCTTGGGAGGAGGTCTGCATAATTCTACAGTAGTTCGGGGCATGGTTTTGAAAAGTGATGCTGTTGGGAGTTTAAAGCAAATCGAGAAGGCAAAG GTTGCTGTGTTTGTTGGTGGTGTTGATTCTTCTGCAACTGAAACGAAAGGAACTGTCTTAATTCATTCTGCTGAGCAG CTAGAGAACTACTCAAAAACTGAAGAAGCAAAGATTGAGGAGCTTATCAGATCAGTTGCAGATTCAGGTGCCAAAGTAATTGTCAGTGGAGCAGCGGTAGGAGAGATGGCATTACACTTCTGTGAGCGTTATAA GCTCATGGTTCTGAAGATCTCTTCAAAATTTGAGTTGCGTCGATTTTGCCGAACAACTGGTGCTGTTGCAATG CTGAAGCTTAGCCAGCCTAACCCAGATGATTTGGGATATGTTGATTCTATTTCAGTTGAGGAAATTGGTGGTGTTAGG gtCATTATTGTCAAGAATGAAGAAGGTGGGAACTCTGTTTCCACTGTGGTTTTACGAGGAAGTACTGATAGTATACTAGATGACCTTGAAAGAGCAGTTGATGATGGAGTCAACACCTACAAG GCTATTTGCCGGGACAGCCGTGTCGTACCTGGAGCTGCCGCTACTGAGATTGAGTTAGCTAAAAGAGTGAAGGAATTCTCATACAAAGAAACAGG ATTGGATCAGTATGCAGTAGCAAAATTTGCTGAAAGTTTTGAGATGGTTCCTAAAACGCTGGCTGAGAATGCTGGGCTTAATGCAATGGAGATCATATCTTCTCTATATGCTGAACATGCATCTGGTAATAGCAAAGTGGGTATTGACTTGAAGGAAGGTGTTTGCAAGGATGTCTCAACCTTGTGTGTCTGGGACCTTTACATCACTAA GTTCTTTGCTCTCAAATATGCCGCAGATGCTGCTTGCACTGTACTGCGGGTGGACCAG ATTATAATGGCAAAACCAGCAGGTGGTCCAAAGAGAGATCAGCCTGCAGGGATGGATGAGGACTAG